Below is a window of Aquarana catesbeiana isolate 2022-GZ linkage group LG11, ASM4218655v1, whole genome shotgun sequence DNA.
AAAGAAAGTGGCAGACCCATGTGAATGCAGTGACAACTCCGTTTTTTCAGCCTTAAAGCAGGCAGTTTTAATAAATCTTGCCCAAATAAATTGTGACAATTCATATCAGTACAACAAGCTACTGAATAAAATAGTCATTGTGTTTCAAGGAAGGGCCTCCTCGTTTGGTTTGCAATTAATCTGGAAGAAATTCATTAAATCCCTGCTttgaggctgaaaaaaaaaatggaggagtcTGGGTATCCATGTGGGAATGAAAGTGGCCAGCCCATACATTTCCACATGGATACCCGACACGTCAGCTTTTTTTCAGCCCCAAAACAGGCATTTTAGGTTCTTTTGTCTGGATTTATTACAAACCAAGCGGCCCTAATGAAGAGGAGGCctttccttaaggctgggttcacactagtgcgaattggaatGCGGATTTCACCACATCCatatcgcatgacaggagagtgcgCCTAGCTCTCAACAGAGCTGAATTGCACAGGggcctgtgcgtctttggctccgtttcagatccaaattcaggcaaaacaTTTGGGCctaattcatccctgaaatggagaacagggacgcaccggacccctgctgtgagccgcgtccgcacaaagtgtgaacccagcctgaaatgtgttggctgttttaTTATCAATAGTGTGTATCGATATGAAATGCAGCCAATGCATTTTGAGGAAGGGCCTCCACTTTTTTTGGGCCATACAATTCATTCTGTTCAGATTCCTTAAAAGTGATAATCTCTAATAGTGTACAGCGCTATTAACCTTTAAATTGAACAGCTGCAAGCACCACAACCTGACAGGCCGTTGTGCAATCATAAAAAGGGGTTACAAAGTGCGTACCAAAAATGCAAATGATGAAAAAATGTGTATCCAACGATAATATCCAAATAGAAATATCCACACTTAACCAGTAAATGTAAATTAAAGTGATAAAAAGAGTCCATATGTGACATCCGCAAAGGGATCCTTAAATATGGAAGTCACAGTGTGTTAAACTTCAATATTAATAGAAGGGAACCATGCCAATCCAACCAAGAAGTCACCCTGGTGTGTAAGCCGCCACCAACTCAGATGGTTTAAAAGCGCTTACCAAGTTATGTGGACTCGAATGCTATTAATATTGAGTCAAATAGGCATCAAGGGAATGACACCTCTCAATTTTTTTCAGCCTCAAAGCAATACATCCCTGAGGAAGGGGAAAGACCTTCTATAAAAAGCGTTGGTTGTTCTTTCATATCAGTAAAGGCTATTGAATGTAATATTTCCAACACATTGTGAGGAAGGGCCacctccttcttcagggctgtatAGTTTGTAATTAAACATTTGGCTGTATATTTATTCAATAAACATTTCATATCAATAGAAGCTATTAAATGAAATACAGTCAACGTGTTTCGAGGAAAAGGCTCGCGCTTCTTCAGGGCCATATGGTTTgtaattaaagcggaactacactgcatctgagaaccacaaagcaaaaatgctgttaaattcattttttatattcaaagcaaactcccccatccaactatgtctccatgctttatattGTTGCAAAATCACTTTGAAACacatcccctagcatttctggccatggcagatgattcatgtagcatttacttcctagaatccatctaCCCTTATCTCAAGTATGCAGGCAggtgggtgtgcttagctgaaaaaaaaccctcccctcctgggatgtatgacataatttgcctaatcAAGAAAACAGGGAAGAAGCATACAGAAAATAGTTtacaacaagtaaatatgatatactttcctatctatttactaatgctagaggcatgaggattaaaaatagtcaatgttgattgagaaagtgaagttccgctttaaccactggctgtattttattcaataaatattttatacaATACAAGTTATTGAATGAGATACAGCCAACATATTTTGAGAAAGGCACTCTTTCATCTTTAGGACCATATTGGTTTGTAATTAATTATTGGCTGTATTTTATTGAATAAACATTTGACATCAATACAGCCAACACATTTCAAGGAAGGGGCTCCCTCTTCTTCAGGGCTGTGTGGTTTGTCATTAAACATTGACTGTATACATTCAATAAGCATTACAATACACGCCTGCGTATCAAGCGCTCTTACCCTCTAGACTGGTACATAGAGCCCATAAGATCTTCAAAATCCACCTCACCATAAGCCTCAGATGTCGATCGGCATCTGTAACAACATTttgttctagagcagtggtctccaaacctgTGGGCCGAATGCGGCCCCTTGCTAGCCTTTATCGGGCCCTcagggcactattccctccactgacatcaacaaaggGGACCcattcctctcaccgacaccaataatggggcatttttccatcccactgaaaccagcaatggggcatttttccctcccactgatattaaagcggggttccggccgctatatgtttttttttttttttaaaagtcagcagctacaaacactgtagctgctgacttttaataaggacacttatctgtccagcgagcccgcgatgtcggccccccttcgccgatccatccatcggatcggccgccggcgcctccatcttaacgaagggaaacaggcagtggagccttgtggctttactgcccatttcctactgcgcatgcgcgagttgcacagtgctttgtgaatggccccgttgcttCCTGGGACACaaacagttcccagaaggcaacggggccggtcaccgaagaggaggaagtgccgcggagtaggaagaggcagattaggaagactgcctagcaacaagggtttcaggtaaattaatatttttttttttttcaaatgtttttttttttttttttgacgattttttatgctattttttattttagggtggccctccactttaaaaattaggcactattcctcccactaataccaatgacggggcactattcctccttctactaACTACAGGCACTATgaaattttttttactcccactgatattggggcattttctactttcaCTAGCCTCtccggcccccctaaaatctgaaggacaataaaccagccctttgtttagagagtttggagacccctgttctagagcgaCCATATGATGGCCATACCCAGGAACCCTAGTTTCCTCTGACTTTATAATGCCTACAGGCATATATTTATAGGACCTAAACACGTCTTCATCAGCAGATAACATGATGATCTGTAGCTGTTCAGGCAGAAACGTCACAACATGAACAGTTATTAAACACCGGCTTTATTATATACACAATTATACACACTTGTTAGTCACCAGCgatgtgtgtttttgttttatttgtgaATCAGTGCTCTCCGTAtctatattaatatataaatatactttAAGGACTATTTTCTTAAACACAGTTGGTTTTCCAGTTTTGGTCATATATAATGCCATGTAAAAAATACAGCCGTTAGAAAAAATATTTGCCTTGGGGGGACCTGAAGTCGCAACTGTAAAAAGGTGTTTGGATTAGATAGTGCTTCTCTCTTCCTTCTCATCTATAGCGTCCTCTGGTTATCATTAAGTGCCCTACACCTTTCAAGAAGATGTTATGATCCAAAATTCCCACAATTCTATTAGCCACAGAAGACTATTGTCGCTGCCTCAGGGACAAAACCATTTCTGCATACGTGTCggggagcaacatttttttttttcacctgaaagTTTAGgtttataaaatttttttaaatcactCTATCTTTTCTTATGGGCAACACCTGTTAAGAGGATAAAAGGTTTAGAGTTTGGCGGCAAGTTCCCAAAAAATAAAACTAGCTTAAAGTTTTAGAGCAGCAACAAATGCGTGAGACTTTCCACAGATACGCTGACAGCCAAACATTAGGAACCCGCGTTGCCCTTTTGCCCTCGAGATCCAAGAGAAAAAGTGTCTTGCTGCGAAACGCTTTGACTTCCTCAACACAGTCTGGTGTTCAGCCCTGAGAATTTGCATTCGAATTCCTCCATCTGGGCCAACATTTGGGCTTCAATGTCAACTTGAAGCTTAAAAATGaaaacctgcatttttttttatatggtccATTAAAATTTTTGCTGGAAACTGTCAAACCTTTTTTCCACATTTGTGATGGTTTTgctacaaaataacaaaaaaaaaaaaaaaaaaaagcaacagaagATGAGGTTTTAAATACGAGTCAAAAATAACTTACTAAAAAAGTTATCCCTTCCCCAGCCCTGTAACAAAGACAGTCAGTCGCCTTCAAAGTTTTTCATTTtgtgtaacagttttttttttttttaaattgtgcttgATAAATCAGAATTTTGCTAAATAACGTTTAGAAGAGTTTTTTTGCACTCCTTTTCGTAGTGCAAATCTTCAGCCATTTACAAAGTAGTTGGTGTGTTCAAGAATGTAACCCTAGGAGAGGAAAACCTACCAAAAGGGTCAACTGGTGGGTCCTAGTGACCTCCACAGGTTCTCCTGATGGGTTCTGGGCCCCAACAGCGATTGTTATAGTCATGGTGTCCAGTTTCATCATCTCATAGCAGTGGCAGCAGACTAGCCCATGTTTCGGGCAGCGTCCTTTTCACACTGGAACAATGTTTCTCATTGGCTTCTCATAGACAGTACAAACCACACAGAAACAAAATGGTCCTTCGAACTGCTCAGCCTGCTTAGTGCTTTAAAAACgacttcttgcaaaaaaaaaaaaatgttccccaatGCTATTTGACATGTTCAGCTGCGTGGGAAGAACAATAGTACTTTTTGTGGGCTATGAATGTGGAAAGGCTGCTGAACTTGATGTTGCAAAGTCGACAGTACCTGTGATTTCCGTTGGGCAGAGCAGAAGACAGACTGGCTTTAGGAGGCTGCATGGGTTTATCCCCAGGAAGAATAGAGTGTGTAGGCACCCTGGTTTCAGCCAAAGGGTTTAGAGGAAGAGCTGGAGAGCTTGGCAACAGAGGCCTCGGGGTGCTGGTGAGCACTGGCCGCGGAGTGGTGCTTGAAACAGGGCTGCCATtagaggaggatgaagaagaggatgagGTGACAGCATCTTTACAGTTTGCAGTGTCTCTTGGCAGCCCTTGGCCTTGCAGGGGAGAAGTGGATGAGGTGGGTGGGCTAGGCAAGCTATTCTCAGAGGAGCTGCTCTGCTGAACCCGAGCAGGCAGGAGCAACTCCATGAACGCTGTTTGTAAACGGTGACCTGGGGTGGGTTTGGCCAACAGCAGACCATGAACGCTTCGGAAATGTTCGAGAAGGTCTCCTCTGATAACCACATTAGGAGGGCAATAGGGACAGGTGGTGGTAGCAGACGGGGAAGCCTCAACTGAGCTGGTGGTGTACTGCTGTAGTGGTTTTGTGTCAGGAACAGCGATGTAAGGAAGTGCAACTGGCTGGATAGAGTCGCTCCCAGATCCTGGACTCAGAGTTGCTCTCCGCTCTACTTTGACCCTCACACCATCCTCTCCGATCTTCCCTGAGGCATTGAGAGGGGATTTAATTTTCTGAAGTTGCTGCAAAGCTTTCTGTTGTAAAGGGGCCACCGGGCAGGAGAACTTCTTGTGAGCCAGATAGCTTTCCAAGCTGTTGAAGCTGATCTGACAAGCCGTGCACTCGTGGTAATCTGTCAGAGGGACGACCGCTGCAGCAGCTGGCAGCGGCAACGAAGACTCCACAGAAAGGCGTGGCTTCTTACTTAGATCGATGGGCCCCTCTGCCGCATCTGGGCTGGAGCTGGGTGAGGGTACGGTTGGTGCTGCTATCAGCCCTGGCATGAGAGGAAGAGCCTCCACCCGGGTCAGCGGGAGCAACGCCGGAGAAGTTAGGTCTGCAGGAGATACACCATGAATTTCATACAGCTTTCGGCGTTTCCGCGTTCGTGGAGCAGGCTGTGGTGTGTACGGAGGCCCGGCCTTGGTGATCACTCCGCTGCGCCGCAGAGGAGGATCGTGACGTGACGCGCAGTAGAAGCGCTTGTGCACTACATAAGTCTCATGTTTGCTGAAACGGATGTTGCAAGCCTCACAAACAGTACGAGTTAGGTCTTCCTCTGCGTCTTCCAGAAGACCAGGGCTCTGGCTCCCCTCACTAGCGTGGCCACTGCCGGATGCTTCGTTTTCTGTTCCGGCACCCTCCTCCACTTTTATCTGTACAGTTGAGGTGCTGCTTTCCCCTGCAGTGTCTTCTTGTTGTTGTGGACTCACTCGCTGCTCATCAACCGCTGACATTGCGGGAGCTATGGCGGCTCGCACTGGGTGCACCTTCACCTTGCGCCCGCTGCCTGGATTTTCATCTGACACGTGCCGCCCAGAGCAGTAAAGTCTTTTGTGCACATAATAATTGTTGATGTTATTAAACGTAATCTCGCACTCGTAACAAGTAGCGCCTTTGGGTGCCGGAGTTCCCGAAAAGCCAACAGAACTGATGGCTTGTCCTTGTTTCAGGCGGCTGTGTACCAACTCGGACATCTTGGCAAGGATCTCTGAGGCTTGTGGGACGATAGCGGGAGCTGCCTCGTGTCCAAACACATACTGAGGCACTATGATTGACCCCCCGCCAGCGGCTGCTCCCAATTCATTGGGGACCGGGCTTGACCCCGGGGTGGGACTGGAGATCTCAGTCTTAATTTTAACAGCTGGAGAGGGAACCAGAGCAGATTCATCTCTGGCCTCAGGGCTGGTGGAAACAGCTTCGCTGACTGGTCTTGGGGCATCTGGTTCCTCTTTAATGTGGACTTTCAGAGGAGCATCCTCCATAACTGAGGAAGAGGAGACTGGCGATTTAGCATCTCCATTTTTCAAGCTATCGGGAGACAGCTCCTTCTCTGCATCAGATGGAGACTTGGAGGACCGAGAGAGGCCTGGGAGAGAGGCAGTAGCGTGCATGATTGCATGCTGTTGGAGACTGGCAAGGCTGTCTGCCAAAAATCCACATAAGCTGCACTTCAGAAGGCTGGAGATCTGATTTacccctgtgaaaaaaaaaaaaagaaccaatatGAGTAACAAGGAACAAACTATATAATTAAACAACCATGGAGAACATTAAACTGGGCCAAGCCGACCTAACCTAAGAAAGTTAGGCTTATGGTATAaagaacatttagaaatgttatttgTATCTAACCAGCACCCTGAAAAATCTACCTTTGCCTGAAATTTCTCCTGAAAAATATCAGTACACTTtctggtatgtgagggtgcctGGGCAATCCTGTTTTATCCTGTTCTGtggcctcatagctgtatatcttaggtatgagatcatctaaggcactgcagCCTCTTGACTGCTGGTCCCATCAGATTTGGAGGGAGCGTGGACTACTGTGCTGCTCGATGTTCTCCTTGctagaggctctgacatgaggaagcaaagccctgcctctgcaAAGATGGCCACCTACACACAAAGACATGGTACAGAAAGAGGCATAGAATGTcaataatggggaaaagatcaACTACAGGAAAGGGCGAGGTGTGCAAAGTGTTTTGCTCAGTATTATTCCCTGTACAGAGCCCAACTGACATctcacacctttcctttttatCATTTGGTACTGCCGTATGTtaggattattttttttaaacaaatttctctTTAAAATGCCCTAATATACCCCTTGTGTGAGTGGGAAAGAGTTTCCTCCCCTCCCACTCCAGTGCTCTGTGCCAGCATAGGTGAGTAATGGTTACAGCTCCCAGGTCAGTTAGAGTGAAGCGCACTGTGGTCAGGCTCTGGTGCCTACTAGACTGTGCATACACCTGGCACAAAAAAAGTGGAGGCTATTGGCATTCACAATATTAAGGGGCAGTTTTCAACAGTAAAACCTACCGGAGTTTGATGGCTTGGCTGCAGGCAGCGTTTTCACGACTGGGTACACGTCGACCTTTGACCCAGGCTGGCAGATCATGTGATTGGTTACCAGGTGGCTATACAGAATGTCTCGGGTGGTGGAGATGAAGCCGCACCCATGGCACACACCTAAGAGCAGAATCAAAGGTAAATTAGGAATATCTCACTGCGTTCTAACCAGCTGGGTCTAAAGATTTTCATTAGAGAGTGAAACTGATCAGTTATTTGCAGCACTCAGCTCAATAACTACCATAGAAGAGCTGAGAGAGGTTAAGTTTGGACAAAATGGTCATTTCAAAGTCACAGAATACATGGCTAGACCAACCCTTTGAGTCATTAGTCTAAGCTCAACTGATAGGCATGTTGGCTAGCCATTGACTGCGACTGGAAGATTCAACCGGTGAAAAATCTGTCGACCTAAAATTAATTTCTAAAGTGACTTTCACAATGTATTCTTTTTCATTCCTGCtgttccgtgtttttttttttccccaaggcaTGTACACATTTGTaaaagctccctctagtggccaaatgAGATAACTTGGTGCATGTAAACCCTATTTCTGCGATAAATGCCCACTCCCAGCATCACCAGAGCAAGAGCTCCCCCTAGGGGTGGCTGTTGCACATGTGTATTATATGTTACTGAAGTGATTGTGTACTGGGGATACAAGGTCCTACCATTTATCAACAGGCACCATAAAATTATTTTGTATACATATAGCTGCTCACTGCTGAAGCCCCCAAATGTCACTTTCTGAAGTTAGTTTGCCTTGACTTAGCAACAACCATCCCCCCCCCATGTCATACTAGTACAACAGATCAAATGGCGATAACAGTCCAAGTAGCTGTAATGTCATCTCATGGTCACATAAAACAGTCAATGCGTTTTGGGGGTTCAAAACATTCCCAATTATGAAATAGATATAAATGATAAATAAACTAATTGTCAAACAATTAATACTAAAATTCATAGTAtatggggcgtgtccaagatggcgacgggaGAGGACGCTCTGTAACTGAGCTCTTGGAGTCCGATCGATATATCCTGCTTCTTTCCTGATGCTGTAATTGGGCTGTGGATCGGTCTAGGGTGCACAGCCGAGGCTCCGGGACACGCCCAGCGGTAAATCCTGCCATTCCAACCTTAGCAGCGGCTTCCCTGGGGGCCTCCTCCAGTTGGGGTGGGGGTTGGCGGGGTGGGGAGGTTGGGGGGGTTAATTTTATTCTTGTTTATAGTGCTGTTTTTCCATATACATGCTAGTATGTGTCAGTATCCCTTCTGCAATATATGTCTACTGTTCTGTCTGGGGAAACTTATAGCCCCGCTATTGTATGGTGGTGTGGTGGGTGGCCAACTTGTGGCATCTGTGGCCAAGGTTCTCTCCGTAATTCTTCCTCATATAGATTTGATTGTAAGACCCTATGTCTATCTGTAAAATAGTGTCCTGGAAAACCAGGGGCttaaactcaaaaataaaaagatcactggtgtttCAGTTTCTGCAGCGACAGTCTCCCCATATCTGTatactccaggagactcacctgactgGGGGGAGATTTCTGAGTCTTAGAAGGCCCTGGGTTGTTCACTCATATCACTCCACATATAATAAACCTCTCGTGAGGAGTTAGGATATTGATCCACAAATCTTTGCCCTTTTGTCTGCTGGCACTGGATATAGATCCTGGGGGTGGCGATGTCATCATTCATGCTAATATAATGACTCTGGAAATTGTTATTGTGGGATTGTATGTACCCCCTCCTGCCTCAGTTGCCTTCTTGTACCAGCTGGTATTCAGGCTCTTGCAGTATGCCACTGATAATATCTTGATATTTGGGGACTGTAATATGGTCACGGATCCTGTGATGGACAGATTATCCCAGACATCCGGCTCTGCTACTTAATTGACGGCCTGGGCAGAAGCCTTTAATTTCACGGATGTCTGGCGGTGGAGACACCCCAAGCTGAGGGTGTATACCTGCCACTCTGCAACCTACAGAACATTCTCCAGGATTGATCTGGTGTACTCCGGGGGGGTCTGTCCTCTGCAGGATACGATGTTACTATTATGCCTAGGGGtatatctgaccatgcacctatctCCCTACAACTAGGGCTGTCATGCTTTTCATCAGAAGGCCTGTTGCGTTTCTCTAGATTCTGGTTATCTGACTCGAGGGTAGACATGCCATGCAAGGCGAATATGATCACGTTCTGGAACTCGCAGGATCGCTCTGTCCCTATTCCTGTCacttgggatgcatttaaggcctgtATGAGGGGTAGTTTTCAGGAACACATTGGGAAGGTCCGAAGGAGGGCTCGCAAAGAACTACAGGAGGCCGAAGCTAAGGCTATGGCCTTGGAGGCTGTTTATGTTAGGGATCGTGATCCCCAGGTCTATTCCTCCCTTCGGGGCAGCCCTGCAGGATGTGTCCCTTATTCGTATCTCCACTACTAAAATCCATCTGCTCCACTAGAGCCAGAGGATTTTCGAACAGGGGGAGAGGAGTGGTCATCTGTTGGCCTGGTTGTCGCGGGAGCACTCCTCTCTGGTGTCTATTTCCCATATTCAATCCTCCACTGGGGACATCCTAACAGATCCAATGCAGAATAACGCCCGGTTTGCCTCATACTATCAGGAAATGTATAGCTCCAGGGTGTTGTATACAGAAGGAGAAATGCACGAGTCTTTAGACCAGGTGGATCTACCATGTCTTACAGATTCCTCTAGGGAGAGGCTAGACAGCCCCCTGACCCTCAAAGAGATGAAAACGGCGGTCTAGTCTCTGCAGGGCAAAAAGATGCCGGGCCTGGATGGGTACCCGGCGGAATTTTTTTTAGACAGTACGCTGATGATCTCCTGCCTACATACCGAGAGGTGCTTATAAAAGCCTTCGAGTGTGGCGAGCTGCCCCAGTCTATGTACGAAGCAGTGGTCCTCTCTAAGCCTGACAAAAACCCTGAATTGTGCTCATCCTACCGGCCAATTTCTCTGTTAAATTTTGATTTAAAAATACTTGCTAAAGTACTGGCCGACAGATTGAATTCTGTGATCACGGCTTTAATCCACCCAGACCAGTCTGGGTTTATGCCAGGCAGAGGGACAGACATATACATACGCAGACTACTGACGCATATGGACAGAGCTGCGGAGGACAGCCTGGGGGCAGTGGCATccctggatgctgaaaaagcatttgactcggTTAAATGGGAGTACCTCTGGGTTTGGGCCTGTTTTAATAAAGTGCTGCGTCTGATGTATGCCCCTACCAGGGCTCGGGTGCGCATAGATACGAGCTGAGTTTGTGGTCAAGGGAATCCAAGTGGGGgtggtggaggagaaaatatccttatatgcagatgacactatCCTGTATTTGAGGGATGTCTCCTCTTCCCTCCCAGCGGCCCTACAGATAATTGATCTCTTCGGATCGTATTaggattaactgggataaatccctcATATATCCCTTGAATTCCTCACAGTCTAGACCACGTATGCAGAGCCCGCTAGTCTGGGTGGACaaatttaaatacctggggatatgCATGGGCGGACCGGTCACTGGGTACTTGGACCTCAACCTGATACCCCTGCTGACGTCGTTCTCGCAGCGCTGTATGGACTGGAAGTCACTCCCCTTTACTCCGGTtggcaataaaataaaaatgatttttctttctaAATTTCTGTATTTATTTAGAAACTGCCCACTCTTGCCCCCCAGCGTCGTGCTTTAAAAGACTAAAGTCCATAGTCATCTCCTTTACCTGGCTAGGTAGGGTGCCTAGACTGGCAATATCCACACTGCAGCTATCGGTAGGACAAGGTGGACTAGCCCTCCCCAGTTTCCAACAATATTACTGGGCGGCCGTCCTAGTGACGGACCGCTGGTGGTTCTCGCAGCCCAAGGACAATCTGGCGGTGACCTTGGAGGAAGCGATCCAGGGGTCATACGCTACACTCAGCAACCTAGTGTTCTGCGGGGTTAGGGCCCACCCTGAATTAACAACTTTAATGCGCACAACAATAAGAGCCTGGCATCGAGCTAGGGCGTCACATCTCACTTCGGAGACCTTTTCTCCCCACACTCCTCTGTGGGGCAACCCCAATCTCCATCATATGCGGAGCGTTCCCAACCCTCAGGTGTGGGCTACTAGAGGCATAGTAGGGCTGAAGCACCTAGTGACAGGGGGTAGGTTGAGTACGTTTCCAGAACATAAGGCAGTGTATAATCTTCCCAACTGGATGTTCTTCAGATATTTGCAGGTGAAACACGCCTTTCAACACCAATTCCCCAGTGGTATCGCCCTCAAGTCAGATCCAATGGAGCGGTTGTTGTCAACTAAAGTCCTGATAAGCCCCTTGTCAACACTGTATTTCCATCTCTGGGTGTCCCCATCTTTTAAATTAACTAAGGTCTGTATGAAATAGCAACAGGATATCCCATCCCTCTCTGATGAAGACTGGGAAAGCTGCGTTTCCTCCCATGTTACCAATCTGCGTGGCGTATAGTAAGCTCTATTTACCCGTATAGATCCTCGTCCGGCCCACGACGTGGAGACCTGGAGGCTTCCTTTATACATATGGTGTGGTCCTGCCCCCTTCTGCAGAGCTTCTGGGAACAGGTTTGGGGGGATGTTAACCAGGTTGCGGGGACAACACTCCCACTAACTCCAGAGGTCATGTTGTTGAATGTGATCACCGACCCCACGGTGAGAAAATATGCCAAATTGTTCATAATATAGTCCATGTACTATGCTCGGAGAGAAATTTTACTGAAGTGGAAGGCTGAAGTGCCACCCACCGTCAACACCTGGTGGAATACCCTGAATAATTTATGTTTATCAACAGGAAATGTCAGAgtaagtttgacaaaatatggtcctCCTGTATAGATTCCTGGGGCGCTTTACAGCTGGAGATTTCTCCTCCAGGCCCGGAAGCGGACCCTTAGGTTTATCTACAATACTGGGCCAGGTGGACCTTAGCCTGGTTGTCATCGgtcgccccccccctcctccatgtcctctctGCTCTACCTTGctcccctccgccccccccccccacccccccccccccccccaccaattggGGATCCTCCAGTGTCTATCCAAGACTCACTGGTCCGGGTGAGAGTGTTCTCCTAGTAAATATCTGAtaacctctttttctttttctagtaGCCCTGTTGGATACAGTTGACTGGTATCCCTCTATACAAACATATGTTAACAATGTATACTGAGAATATTTTTgtaccgtctttttttttttaccctgcaatGTTTTGTGATACTGACATGTGAATATTGTTTTTCAATAAAGTTCTTACTTAGAACACTTacttacgtaaaaaaaaaaaaatcatagtataTAAGTACACAAGATCAAAATCTATGTTATAAACCAGATGAAGTGTTTTGATCCCCTAAACACATTGGCTGTTTTATGTAGATGGATCATTAAAGCTACTTGGACTCTCACATTCGGTCTGGCGCTCCTGTTGTGTTTTTACGTCACATTCTGGGTCAACACCAAAGGATAGCCTTGCTTATCATATATACGCAGCCTCATGAGAGGCAGTGAGCTTGTAGAACATTCTGGGGTCCCATTGAAGGATAGCCTTGCTTCACATAAGCGCCCCACAAGAGCCAGTGGGCTTGTAGAATATTTTCTTTCTCCGATTTATAGGCCCTCAGCGCCTCTTGGCTGTGTCTTTTTTTTGTAACCCCTACCAGTCAGTGGTTAGTTGCTCCAGCACTGCCTTGTGGTAGAGGTTTACAGATTAAACACAAACCTGCAGGGGTATAACTGGAAGGAACTCTGCAGGGAAAAGTGTGGGC
It encodes the following:
- the ZFPM1 gene encoding zinc finger protein ZFPM1, with amino-acid sequence MSRRKQRNPRQIKRSLGEMEETEESLAFDLNSSEKDGSISDMEELADCDSSSPSYSDVPEGEGEPSSSVPQASDQETGEAEPLENLREEATPPCSSEAESAEVEDSVNYKESETVDSTEDAAEPHSWSGPDELVLENPSPSGVSRVRAQTELPKGLTWGPYRGTFSGSTSSPDQSEVGGALSLEVDEDCWLKNVTFVPCEFEANSVLYRKGDQIWCKTSQVIEQGEVIRAFLMAEPQAIPNFSIKEEPGETSQAVVTQPEFQLLPQQAGMAAILATAVVNKDIFPCKDCGIWYRSERNLQAHLMYYCASRQSSTSPTLDEKPKDSYPNERVCPFPQCKKSCPSASSLEIHMRSHSGERPFVCLICLSAFTTKANCERHLKVHTDTLNGVCHGCGFISTTRDILYSHLVTNHMICQPGSKVDVYPVVKTLPAAKPSNSGVNQISSLLKCSLCGFLADSLASLQQHAIMHATASLPGLSRSSKSPSDAEKELSPDSLKNGDAKSPVSSSSVMEDAPLKVHIKEEPDAPRPVSEAVSTSPEARDESALVPSPAVKIKTEISSPTPGSSPVPNELGAAAGGGSIIVPQYVFGHEAAPAIVPQASEILAKMSELVHSRLKQGQAISSVGFSGTPAPKGATCYECEITFNNINNYYVHKRLYCSGRHVSDENPGSGRKVKVHPVRAAIAPAMSAVDEQRVSPQQQEDTAGESSTSTVQIKVEEGAGTENEASGSGHASEGSQSPGLLEDAEEDLTRTVCEACNIRFSKHETYVVHKRFYCASRHDPPLRRSGVITKAGPPYTPQPAPRTRKRRKLYEIHGVSPADLTSPALLPLTRVEALPLMPGLIAAPTVPSPSSSPDAAEGPIDLSKKPRLSVESSLPLPAAAAVVPLTDYHECTACQISFNSLESYLAHKKFSCPVAPLQQKALQQLQKIKSPLNASGKIGEDGVRVKVERRATLSPGSGSDSIQPVALPYIAVPDTKPLQQYTTSSVEASPSATTTCPYCPPNVVIRGDLLEHFRSVHGLLLAKPTPGHRLQTAFMELLLPARVQQSSSSENSLPSPPTSSTSPLQGQGLPRDTANCKDAVTSSSSSSSSNGSPVSSTTPRPVLTSTPRPLLPSSPALPLNPLAETRVPTHSILPGDKPMQPPKASLSSALPNGNHRYCRLCNIKFSSLSTFIAHKKYYCSSHAAEHVK